One window from the genome of Aricia agestis chromosome 6, ilAriAges1.1, whole genome shotgun sequence encodes:
- the LOC121728204 gene encoding aldo-keto reductase AKR2E4-like, translating to MLRLLAVCCTLYVALAAQAPVVQLNDGNKMPVLALGTGRGTAPPSASVDEVRQAVFWAIEAGYRHIDTAAVYHDEEQVGQGIAEAIDKGLVTREDLFVTTKLGNSDHRQEKVVPALRKSLKELGLAYVDLYLIHFPSAVRDDDSDDDTSEDIDFVETWRGMMEAKKLGLARSIGVSNFNSSQVDRLMCMEIPPAVNEIEVNPTMTQEPLVRHCHNLGVRVMAYSPLGFVVSRGNSKTPPPQADDPVLVALAKKYNKSVPQIVLRYLVDRNLIPIPKSTNKDRIVANIDIFDFSLTEDEINTMNAFNKNIRVIDFHGWEGYPYFPFNHLEE from the exons GTGGCGTTGGCTGCTCAGGCGCCGGTTGTGCAGCTGAACGATGGCAACAAGATGCCGGTGCTGGCCCTCGGCACTGGACGAGGGACCGCCCCACCG tccgcctccgtcgatgagGTCCGTCAAGCGGTCTTCTGGGCTATAGAAGCCGGGTACCGCCACATTGACACCGCGGCTGTATACCATGACGAGGAGCAAGTCGGCCAGGGAATCGCTGAGGCCATAGACAAGGGGCTGGTGACTAGAGAAGACCTGTTTGTTACTACTAAG TTGGGGAATAGTGACCACCGCCAGGAGAAGGTGGTCCCCGCTCTCCGCAAGTCTCTGAAGGAACTCGGCCTGGCCTACGTAGACCTCTACTTGATACACTTTCCTTCGGCTGTGAGG GATGATGATAGTGACGATGACACCTCCGAAGACATCGACTTCGTGGAGACGTGGAGAGGCATGATGGAGGCGAAGAAGCTCGGCCTGGCGCGCTCCATCGGTGTGTCCAACTTCAACAGCTCGCAGGTCGACCGCCTGATGTGCATGGAGATCCCGCCTGCGGTTAACGAGATTGAG GTGAACCCCACCATGACTCAAGAACCCCTGGTACGCCACTGCCACAACCTGGGCGTTAGGGTGATGGCATACAGCCCCCTCGGGTTCGTGGTGTCGCGCGGCAACAGCAAAACACCGCCGCCGCAGGCCGATGACCCCGTATTAGTGGCCCTGGCCAAGAAGTACAATAAGAGTGTACCGCAGATTGTGCTGCGTTACTTG GTGGACCGCAATCTGATCCCCATCCCCAAGTCCACGAACAAGGACAGGATCGTCGCCAACATCGACATCTTCGACTTCAGCCTCACCGAGGACGAGATCAACACCATGAATGCCTTCAACAAGAACATCAGAGTGATTGACTTTCACGGCTGGGAGGGATACCCTTACTTCCCGTTCAATCATTTGGAGGAATAA
- the LOC121727957 gene encoding alpha-tocopherol transfer protein-like, with protein sequence MKIKSELLVQPTGELWKQIRVELNEDVANNARDLAAIKDWLKKQPHLPDDWDDQPLMTFLRGCSFSLEKCKRKLDMYFTMRAACPEFFTNRDVTSIELKDVIKSKLQGPPLPGITPNGRRVTICRGLAPSMTAQQINDTLKLALMIGDVRLIEEREGVAGDIYVLDGTMLGPSLLGRLSPTVIKKFMICVQEAYPVKLKEVHVINTSPIVERLVNFVKPYLKEKIRKRIFIHKEVKDLYKYVPQEMLPEEYGGQCGTMDALQEKWTQKLAEYRDWFAAQDKLIANEALRPGKPTNFDELLGIDGSFRQLTID encoded by the exons ATGAAGATCAAATCTGAACTGCTGGTGCAGCCGACGGGGGAGCTGTGGAAGCAGATCCGGGTTGAACTGAACGAGGACGTCGCCAACAACGCCCGGGACCTCGCCGCCATCAAGGACTGGCTGAAGAAGCAGCCGCATCTGCCTGATGACTGGG ACGACCAGCCGCTCATGACGTTCCTCCGTGGCTGCAGCTTCTCGCTGGAGAAGTGCAAGCGGAAGCTGGACATGTACTTCACCATGAGAGCCGCCTGCCCGGAGTTCTTCACCAATCGTGACGTCACCAGCATCGAGCTGAAAGATGTCATCAAGAGCAAGCT ACAAGGTCCACCTCTGCCCGGGATTACACCAAATGGAAGAAGAGTCACAATATGCAGAG GTCTCGCACCTTCCATGACGGCGCAGCAGATCAACGACACGCTGAAGCTGGCGCTGATGATTGGTGACGTCCGCCTGATAGAGGAGAGGGAGGGAGTCGCTGGAGACATCTACGTGCTGGACGGCACCATGCTCGGGCCCAGCCTGCTCGGACGTTTGTCCCCTACCGTTATCAAGAAGTTCATGATATGTGTTCAG GAAGCGTACCCCGTGAAACTGAAGGAGGTCCACGTCATAAACACGTCGCCCATCGTGGAGAGACTCGTCAACTTCGTCAAACCATACCTCAAGGAGAAGATCAGGAAACgc ATATTCATTCACAAGGAGGTGAAGGACCTATACAAGTACGTGCCTCAGGAGATGCTGCCGGAGGAGTATGGCGGACAGTGCGGCACCATGGACGCACTTCAAG AAAAGTGGACCCAGAAGCTGGCGGAGTACCGGGATTGGTTCGCCGCGCAAGACAAGCTGATCGCCAACGAAGCCCTGCGGCCGGGGAAGCCCACCAACTTCGACGAGCTATTGGGCATCGACGGCTCCTTCCGACAGCTCACTATAGATTGA